From the Rhinoderma darwinii isolate aRhiDar2 chromosome 12, aRhiDar2.hap1, whole genome shotgun sequence genome, one window contains:
- the LOC142664429 gene encoding uncharacterized protein LOC142664429 encodes MMNTVKTKHLSVARLTKIELTLMSPNVTIKRCVVLNPATLLPLDSEQKEGGVGGQGHGHPLIFQLSTDDELFNFEHEHDCQSLVDMESNGINSIFDVALINPDAEYFVDGSRYWSKDKGHFLTGYAVVHNGKAVIQQSLPSSSSAQEAELKALAKLGKGQRVNIYTDSRYAFGVAHDFGTIWRARGFLTSAGKPIKNAKAVEELLESLHMPDQAAIVKVQAHTNNSDLLSKGNEAADAAAKDAAALPLMIVKPVLQPITETLLRAFQDQAPPQEQAEWEERGAAIGLGQLRHLNSKVCLPRALYPMMCALAHGKTHCSKGALSQLVLQTWHAPGFQNAAAKYTEGCMTCAQHNPGKTTKTPAKHTPKSYYPFQRLQVDYIQLPKVGMYQYVLVCTDLFSGWPEAFPVAKANADTTAKTPIAEVVCRYGVPETIESDRDPNFLSGTHSLQPGDWVVTKIHNRSSLEPRYSQPVEVQLVTATSVKLQGTANQ; translated from the exons ATGATGAACACAGTCAAGACAAAACACTTATCAGTTGCAAGACTTACTAAAATTGAACTTACTCTTATGTCCCCTAATGTGACTATCAAACGTTGTGTTGTTCTGAATCCCGCTACACTCCTGCCCCTAGATTCTGAACAAAAGGAGGGAGGAGTGGGGGGACAGGGACATGGACACCCCCTTATTTTTCAACTATCCACTGATGATGAACTATTTAATTTTGAACATGAACATGACTGTCAAAGTCTAGTGGATATGGAATCAAACGGCATAAacagtatatttgatgttgctctgattaaccctgatgctgagtattttgtagatggatctcgatattggagcaaagacaaaggacatttcctcaccgggtatgcagtggtccacaatggtaaggccgtcatacaacagtccctaccctccagcagctcagctcaggaggcagaactaaaagcactcgctaaattgggtaagggacagcgtgtcaacatatacactgactccagatatgcctttggagttgcacatgactttgggacaatatggagagccagagggttcttgacctcggcaggtaaacctataaagaatgcaaaagcagtagaagaacttttagaatcactgcacatgccagaccaagcagctatagtcaaagtacaggcccacactaataacagtgatctcctatcaaaagggaatgaggctgcggatgcagcggcaaaggacgctgctgctctccctctgatgattgtgaagcctgttttacaacccatcacagagaccctgttgcgtgctttccaggaccaagcaccccctcaagagcaagcagaatgggaggagagaggtgcagcaataggtctaggacagttgaggcatcttaattctaaggtttgcctaccaagagcactgtatccaatgatgtgtgccctagcccatgggaaaacacactgttcaaagggagcactgagccagctagtgttacagacatggcatgctccaggttttcaaaatgcagcagccaaatatacagagggctgcatgacatgtgcacaacacaaccctggtaaaaccaccaaaacaccagctaaacacactcctaagtcctactacccctttcagcgattacaggtggactacatacaactacctaaggtgggaatgtaccaatatgtacttgtttgcactgatttattttcaggatggccagaagcttttccagtggctAAAGCAAATGCAGATACCACAGCAAAGACACCGATAGCTGAGGTCGTGTGCCGCTATGGAGTACCAGAGACAATTGAAAGTGACAGAG atccaaactttctttcaggtacccactcactacaacctggagactgggtggtaacaaagatacacaacaggagcagtctggaaccaaggtacagccaaccagtagaagtacagctggtcaccgccacatcagtgaagctccaaggtacagccaaccagtag